In a single window of the Oscillatoria sp. FACHB-1407 genome:
- a CDS encoding type II toxin-antitoxin system HicB family antitoxin, with translation MASYGDKHSERMSKHHQKSKSKRQIKPSYVIKRVRRANSETGSYVSSKLVDQQLIQQVKHLPDNQKRKVLRELLEDAIESELIHTRQVIVYPDEDNYWVAECPSLPPCISQGETKKEAIENIKEAIQLYLEVLRDEGRSIPEDRFETVIVDV, from the coding sequence ATGGCATCTTACGGTGATAAACATTCCGAACGCATGTCAAAGCACCACCAAAAGTCGAAATCAAAACGACAGATTAAGCCTTCCTATGTAATAAAGCGAGTAAGAAGGGCTAATTCTGAAACAGGTTCTTATGTTTCTTCAAAGTTAGTTGATCAGCAATTGATTCAGCAGGTAAAGCATCTACCGGATAACCAAAAGAGAAAGGTATTGAGGGAGTTGCTTGAAGATGCTATAGAGAGTGAACTGATTCACACGAGACAAGTAATTGTTTATCCAGATGAGGATAATTACTGGGTGGCTGAATGTCCAAGTCTGCCTCCTTGCATTAGTCAAGGTGAAACCAAAAAAGAAGCTATTGAAAACATCAAAGAAGCAATTCAGCTTTATCTTGAGGTCTTACGAGATGAAGGGCGATCGATTCCTGAAGATCGCTTTGAGACAGTCATTGTTGATGTATGA
- a CDS encoding malate dehydrogenase yields the protein MDVSIIGASGDCGREIVTQLLVARVISPSERLQLVGRAEGRSAQILVGLCSDLEDAYAEMAPELDVALHPEEVVGDVIVMAAGATVGGKVTSRAELAQVNLPLFESYAKAIARYGHGHEVIIVVTNPVELAVEVFSRYLDRHQVIGIGAYSDSLRFRREIAADVGIRRQLVQGFVVGEHGDSLVPLWSSVQVQGMDTEELQTTLKRLRRGRLIDDFPNEVNREKQIVLNYLQNESVQAAYTYVDRLPPDLRVVIKPYVTHLSGAKTISATANVTVDLVKTLLDGKEIVVSGQVQLEGEFYGIQTPIGVPIVVTPFGWTQVVPLQLWEEEAQLLKRQADRLKRRLKEDWQHD from the coding sequence ATGGATGTTTCAATCATTGGAGCCAGTGGCGATTGTGGGCGAGAGATTGTGACTCAGTTGCTCGTTGCGCGAGTCATCTCACCCTCAGAAAGACTGCAACTAGTAGGACGTGCCGAGGGGCGCAGTGCTCAGATTTTGGTGGGTCTGTGTAGCGATCTAGAAGACGCCTATGCGGAGATGGCTCCTGAGTTGGATGTGGCGTTGCATCCTGAAGAGGTCGTGGGGGATGTGATCGTCATGGCAGCAGGGGCAACCGTGGGCGGCAAGGTAACCTCTAGAGCAGAACTAGCACAGGTCAATCTGCCGTTGTTTGAGAGCTATGCCAAAGCGATCGCCCGCTATGGGCACGGTCACGAGGTCATCATTGTGGTGACCAACCCAGTTGAACTGGCTGTTGAGGTGTTTAGTCGCTACCTCGATCGCCATCAGGTAATTGGCATCGGAGCTTACTCAGATTCGTTACGGTTTCGTCGAGAGATTGCGGCTGATGTCGGCATCCGTCGCCAACTGGTGCAGGGCTTTGTCGTGGGGGAACATGGGGATAGTCTGGTGCCACTGTGGAGCAGTGTCCAGGTTCAAGGGATGGATACAGAGGAGTTACAAACGACTCTCAAGCGACTGCGACGGGGGCGGTTGATTGACGATTTTCCCAATGAGGTCAACCGTGAAAAACAGATTGTTTTGAATTATCTGCAAAACGAAAGCGTTCAAGCTGCCTATACCTACGTCGATCGCCTACCACCCGATCTGCGAGTCGTGATTAAGCCCTATGTGACTCACCTATCCGGTGCGAAAACGATTTCTGCCACGGCTAATGTCACAGTTGATCTCGTCAAAACCCTGTTGGACGGCAAAGAAATCGTTGTATCGGGGCAGGTGCAACTGGAAGGCGAGTTTTACGGCATTCAAACACCTATCGGAGTCCCCATTGTGGTAACTCCCTTTGGCTGGACTCAGGTCGTGCCACTGCAATTGTGGGAAGAAGAGGCACAGTTGCTTAAGCGGCAAGCCGATCGCCTGAAACGACGGCTCAAGGAGGATTGGCAGCATGATTGA
- the psaB gene encoding photosystem I core protein PsaB, producing MATKFPKFSQDLAQDPTTRRIWYGIATAHDFESHDGMTEENLYQKIFASHFGHLAIIFLWTSGNLFHVAWQGNFEQWIQDPLHVRPIAHAIWDPHFGKPAVDAFTQAGASNPVNIAYSGVYHWWYTIGMRTNGELYQGAVFLLILAAVLLFAGWLHLQPKFRPSLSWFKNAESRLNHHLAGLFGVSSLAWAGHLIHVAIPESRGIHVGWDNFLSVKPHPAGLAPFFTGNWGVYAENPDTLNHVFSTSEGAGSAILTFLGGFHPQTESLWLTDIAHHHLAIAVLFIVAGHMYRTNFGIGHSIKEMLDSKAGLFSSRSEGQFNLPHQGLYDTYNNSLHFQLGIHLAALGVITSLVAQHMYSLPPYAFMAKDFTTQAALYTHHQYIAGFLMVGAFAHGAIFWVRDYDPAQNKGNVLDRVLNHKEAIISHLSWVSLFLGFHTLGIYVHNDVMQAFGTPEKQILIEPVFAQFIQAAHGKVLYGFDTLLSNPDSIATTAWPNHGNVWLPGWLDAINSGTNSLFLTIGPGDFLVHHAIALGLHTTTLILVKGALDARGSKLMPDKKDFGYSFPCDGPGRGGTCDISGWDSFYLAMFWMLNTLGWVTFYWHWKHLGVWQGNVAQFNESSVTIMGWLRDYLWLNSAQLINGYNPYGMNNLSVWAWMFLFGHLVWATGFMFLISWRGYWQELIETIVWAHERTPLANLVRWKDKPVALSIVQARLVGLAHFTVGYILTYAAFLIASTASRFG from the coding sequence ATGGCAACAAAATTTCCCAAATTTAGCCAAGACCTGGCTCAAGACCCGACCACACGTCGGATCTGGTATGGGATTGCCACTGCTCACGATTTTGAAAGCCATGACGGAATGACAGAAGAAAATCTTTACCAAAAGATTTTTGCTTCTCACTTCGGTCATCTCGCAATCATCTTCTTGTGGACATCGGGTAATCTCTTCCACGTCGCGTGGCAAGGTAACTTTGAGCAATGGATTCAAGACCCATTGCACGTCCGTCCAATCGCTCATGCGATCTGGGATCCCCACTTTGGTAAGCCCGCTGTAGATGCCTTCACTCAGGCAGGTGCTTCCAACCCGGTTAACATCGCTTATTCCGGCGTTTATCACTGGTGGTACACCATCGGGATGCGCACCAATGGCGAACTGTATCAGGGTGCTGTATTCCTGCTCATCCTGGCAGCCGTTCTGCTCTTTGCAGGCTGGTTGCACCTCCAACCCAAGTTCCGCCCCAGCTTGTCCTGGTTTAAGAACGCTGAGTCTCGCCTCAACCACCACTTGGCTGGTCTGTTTGGGGTTAGCTCGTTGGCTTGGGCAGGTCACTTGATTCACGTTGCGATTCCTGAGTCTCGCGGCATTCACGTCGGTTGGGATAACTTCCTCTCCGTCAAGCCTCACCCCGCTGGTCTAGCACCATTCTTCACGGGGAACTGGGGTGTGTACGCTGAGAACCCTGATACGTTGAATCACGTATTCAGCACCTCTGAAGGGGCTGGTAGTGCAATCCTGACCTTCTTGGGTGGCTTCCATCCTCAAACCGAGTCTCTCTGGTTGACTGACATTGCTCACCACCACTTGGCGATCGCTGTGTTGTTCATCGTTGCCGGTCACATGTACCGCACCAACTTTGGCATCGGTCACAGCATCAAAGAGATGTTGGATTCTAAGGCAGGTCTGTTCAGCTCTCGTTCTGAAGGTCAGTTCAACTTGCCTCACCAGGGGCTGTATGACACCTACAACAACTCGCTGCACTTCCAGTTGGGCATCCACCTGGCAGCGTTGGGTGTAATCACCTCTCTGGTGGCTCAGCACATGTATTCGTTGCCTCCTTACGCTTTCATGGCGAAGGACTTCACCACCCAGGCTGCGCTCTACACCCATCACCAGTACATCGCTGGCTTCCTGATGGTTGGTGCGTTTGCTCACGGTGCAATCTTCTGGGTTCGTGACTATGATCCAGCTCAGAACAAAGGCAACGTATTGGATCGCGTCCTCAATCACAAAGAGGCAATCATCTCTCACCTGAGCTGGGTGTCTCTGTTCCTGGGCTTCCACACCCTGGGTATCTACGTTCACAACGACGTCATGCAAGCCTTCGGTACTCCCGAAAAGCAAATCCTGATTGAGCCTGTGTTTGCGCAGTTCATTCAAGCGGCTCACGGTAAGGTGCTCTATGGTTTCGATACGTTGTTGTCGAACCCTGATAGCATTGCAACCACCGCTTGGCCGAACCACGGTAACGTGTGGCTGCCTGGTTGGTTGGATGCCATCAACAGTGGTACTAACTCTCTGTTCTTGACCATTGGGCCTGGCGACTTCCTGGTACACCATGCGATCGCTCTGGGTCTGCACACCACCACTTTGATTCTGGTCAAAGGTGCGTTGGATGCACGCGGTTCTAAGCTGATGCCCGACAAGAAAGACTTCGGCTACAGCTTCCCTTGCGATGGTCCTGGTCGTGGCGGTACTTGTGACATCTCCGGTTGGGATTCCTTCTATCTGGCTATGTTCTGGATGCTCAACACATTGGGTTGGGTTACCTTCTACTGGCACTGGAAGCACCTCGGTGTATGGCAAGGCAACGTTGCTCAGTTCAATGAGTCGTCTGTGACGATCATGGGCTGGCTGCGGGATTACCTCTGGCTCAACTCCGCTCAGTTGATCAACGGTTACAACCCCTACGGCATGAATAACCTGTCTGTTTGGGCGTGGATGTTCCTCTTTGGACACCTCGTTTGGGCAACTGGCTTCATGTTCTTGATTAGCTGGCGCGGTTACTGGCAAGAGTTGATCGAAACTATCGTTTGGGCACACGAGCGCACTCCTCTCGCGAACCTGGTTCGTTGGAAAGACAAGCCTGTTGCTCTCTCGATCGTTCAAGCTCGCTTGGTTGGTTTGGCTCACTTCACGGTGGGTTATATCCTGACCTATGCCGCGTTCTTGATCGCTTCGACAGCAAGCCGATTCGGTTAA
- a CDS encoding peptidylprolyl isomerase, with the protein MQQTNISDQLGSSRKIIKLLAEHRLLPSLVRELVIDEAIAPFTCDELEMHTRVQMLLSQEQVLTDDQQQAWIAAQGFRDQSHFLQWVERQIKLDKFKLKTWGLRLRTYFLQRKDALDQVIYSFIRVRDEGLALELYCRLAEGEESLQDLAKEYSEGFERSTGGMIGPCPLTKPHPDVRRKLISSAPGEICYPMHVGEWWVILRLEQLLPSQLDATTRQHLLNELFENWMQQQVDTYIVNLASKRMILI; encoded by the coding sequence TTGCAACAGACTAACATTAGTGATCAATTGGGTAGCTCCCGAAAGATCATCAAACTTTTAGCAGAACACCGTCTGCTACCATCGCTTGTGCGAGAACTCGTCATAGATGAGGCGATCGCCCCCTTTACCTGTGATGAACTTGAGATGCATACTCGTGTGCAAATGTTGTTATCTCAAGAACAAGTACTCACAGACGATCAGCAACAAGCCTGGATTGCAGCACAGGGTTTTCGTGATCAATCACACTTTTTGCAGTGGGTCGAACGTCAAATCAAGCTTGACAAATTCAAGCTTAAAACGTGGGGATTACGGTTAAGAACCTATTTTCTCCAGCGCAAAGATGCTCTCGATCAAGTGATCTACAGCTTTATTCGGGTCAGAGACGAAGGGTTAGCTTTGGAGCTTTATTGCCGACTCGCAGAAGGTGAGGAATCCCTTCAAGATCTGGCAAAAGAGTATTCTGAAGGCTTTGAACGCAGCACAGGCGGCATGATCGGTCCCTGTCCATTAACGAAGCCCCATCCTGATGTCAGACGAAAATTGATCTCATCTGCACCCGGTGAAATCTGTTATCCCATGCATGTTGGTGAATGGTGGGTGATCTTGCGGCTAGAACAGTTGCTCCCTTCTCAGTTGGATGCAACAACAAGACAACACCTGCTGAACGAATTATTTGAAAACTGGATGCAACAGCAAGTCGATACCTACATCGTCAATCTTGCATCCAAACGCATGATATTGATCTAA
- a CDS encoding ArnT family glycosyltransferase, whose product MQVLGQSESWLRRRPDQTDWLWVAILSVTAAILFGIDLGGVTLRDWDEGTVAQVAREIWEGSPDLSAWLHPTLGDQPYFNKPPLMHWLIATTYSIGGVNEWTARLPGAILTTLSVPLLYGVGRELFHYRAPALFTTLVYLTTLPVVRHGRLAMLDGAVLCFMLLMMWCVLRSRRDTRYALGIGIGLGLICLTKGVMMGVLLGAIALAFLIWDTPRLLTSPYLWLGIGLGCSPVLLWYWAQWRHYGWKFIETHFLEQSAERVVTSVDNRSGPPWYYLLELVKYGFPWLLFLPLGIKQAWEHRNLSWAKLAIVWAGIYFVAISVMSTKLPWYVLPVYPALALICGHQLASMWEQGRHIGVKQPALTPYSDHWVTVFSLFILVMTAGAVYFAGFSSPLEPDLAVIFALLAVTLTVTAVLVAKQDPQFISVLIWGTYLALALLMMSNHWLWELNEAYPVKPVAQLIQSHTSPRQVVYTSYDYHRPSLDFYSDRRVIPATDEALKNQWERRVQPYALVSPEKLRSLQLEPHEVVGTNSGWVLITRPKA is encoded by the coding sequence ATGCAAGTTTTGGGGCAGTCGGAGAGTTGGTTGCGTCGTAGACCCGACCAAACAGATTGGTTATGGGTTGCCATATTGTCAGTTACGGCGGCAATCTTGTTTGGCATTGATCTGGGTGGAGTCACCTTGCGCGATTGGGATGAGGGAACGGTTGCCCAGGTGGCACGAGAAATCTGGGAGGGGTCACCTGATCTATCTGCCTGGTTGCATCCTACGTTGGGCGATCAACCCTACTTCAACAAACCGCCCCTGATGCACTGGTTGATCGCAACAACCTATTCGATTGGTGGCGTGAATGAGTGGACGGCTCGTTTGCCGGGGGCAATTTTGACGACCCTTTCAGTGCCATTGCTGTATGGGGTTGGACGGGAGCTATTTCACTACCGTGCTCCTGCTTTATTTACAACGCTGGTTTATTTGACGACCTTGCCTGTGGTTCGACATGGGCGACTGGCAATGTTAGACGGGGCGGTGTTGTGTTTCATGCTGCTGATGATGTGGTGTGTGCTGCGATCGCGCCGAGATACCCGCTATGCTCTGGGCATTGGCATTGGGTTAGGGCTAATTTGTCTGACTAAAGGCGTGATGATGGGCGTGTTGTTGGGGGCGATCGCCCTGGCATTCTTGATTTGGGATACGCCCCGTCTGCTGACCTCTCCCTATTTGTGGTTGGGGATTGGGTTGGGGTGCTCTCCTGTCCTGCTGTGGTATTGGGCACAATGGCGGCACTATGGATGGAAGTTTATTGAAACCCACTTCCTCGAACAGTCTGCTGAGCGGGTAGTGACATCCGTTGACAATCGCTCTGGTCCTCCCTGGTATTACTTGCTGGAGCTTGTGAAGTATGGGTTTCCCTGGTTGCTGTTTCTACCTCTGGGCATCAAGCAAGCCTGGGAGCATCGCAACCTGAGTTGGGCAAAATTGGCGATCGTTTGGGCAGGGATCTATTTTGTTGCCATTTCAGTAATGTCAACCAAGCTGCCCTGGTATGTTTTACCTGTCTATCCTGCTCTGGCGTTGATCTGTGGTCATCAACTCGCCTCCATGTGGGAGCAGGGACGGCATATTGGCGTCAAACAACCCGCACTGACTCCCTACTCCGATCACTGGGTGACGGTGTTTAGCCTGTTCATTCTGGTCATGACCGCAGGGGCAGTCTATTTTGCTGGGTTTAGCTCACCTCTAGAGCCGGATTTGGCTGTGATTTTTGCGTTACTGGCGGTGACATTAACGGTTACAGCGGTGTTAGTGGCAAAACAAGATCCGCAATTTATCTCGGTGCTGATTTGGGGGACGTATCTAGCATTAGCACTGCTGATGATGTCCAATCATTGGCTTTGGGAGTTGAACGAAGCCTATCCAGTCAAACCCGTTGCTCAGTTGATCCAATCCCATACATCGCCTCGTCAAGTAGTTTACACCTCGTATGATTATCACCGTCCCTCGCTAGACTTTTACAGCGATCGCCGTGTTATCCCCGCAACGGATGAAGCTTTAAAGAACCAGTGGGAACGACGGGTTCAGCCCTACGCATTGGTTAGCCCCGAAAAGCTGCGATCGCTACAGTTAGAGCCGCATGAAGTAGTCGGCACTAATTCGGGTTGGGTTCTGATTACCCGTCCTAAGGCATAG
- the psaA gene encoding photosystem I core protein PsaA, whose translation MTTTPREREAKVRVVVDNDPVPTSFEKWAKPGHFDRTLSRGPKTTTWIWNLHADAHDFDSHTSDLEDISRKIFSAHFGHLAVVFIWLSGMYFHGARFSNYEAWLSDPLHIKPSAQVVWPIVGQEILNADVGGGFQGIQITSGFFQIWRASGITNEFQLYVTAIGGLVMAALMLFAGWFHYHKRAPKLEWFQNVESMLNHHLSVLLGCGSLGWAGHQIHVSLPINKLLDAGVAPKDIPLPHEFILNSGLMAELYPSFAKGLTPFFTLNWGEYSDFLTFKGGLNPVTGGLWLTDTAHHHLAIAVLFIIAGHMYRTNWGIGHSIKEILEAHKGPFTGEGHKGLYENLTTSWHAQLSINLAMLGSLTIIVAQHMYSMPPYPYLATDYPTQLSIFTHHMWIGGFLIVGAAAHAAIFMVRDYDPEVNQNNLLDRVIRHRDAIISHLNWVCIFLGFHSFGLYIHNDTMRALGRPQDMFSDTAIQLQPVFAQWIQNIHTLAPGGTAPNALAPASVVFGGDVVAVGGKVAMMPIALGTADFMVHHIHAFTIHVTVLILLKGVLFARSSRLIPDKAQLGFRFPCDGPGRGGTCQVSGWDHVFLGLFWMYNSLSIAIFHFSWKMQSDVWGTVNADGSVSHITGGNFAQSAITINGWLRDFLWAQATQVIGSYGSALSAYGLLFLGAHFVWAFSLMFLFSGRGYWQELIESIVWAHNKLKVAPSIQPRALSIIQGRAVGVAHYLLGGIVTTWAFFLARIIAVS comes from the coding sequence ATGACAACTACCCCACGGGAGCGAGAGGCAAAAGTCAGGGTTGTGGTTGACAATGACCCGGTTCCTACTTCATTTGAGAAGTGGGCTAAGCCCGGTCACTTCGATCGCACCCTGTCGAGAGGTCCAAAAACGACAACCTGGATTTGGAACCTCCACGCCGACGCTCACGATTTTGATAGTCATACCAGTGACCTAGAAGACATCTCACGCAAAATTTTCAGTGCACACTTCGGTCACCTGGCTGTGGTGTTCATCTGGTTGAGCGGGATGTACTTCCATGGCGCTCGTTTTTCAAACTATGAAGCTTGGCTAAGCGACCCATTGCACATCAAACCAAGTGCCCAAGTCGTTTGGCCCATTGTCGGACAAGAAATTTTGAATGCAGATGTAGGTGGTGGCTTCCAAGGGATTCAGATCACCTCTGGATTTTTCCAAATTTGGCGTGCCTCTGGTATTACAAATGAGTTCCAGCTCTATGTAACAGCGATCGGCGGTCTGGTTATGGCTGCTCTGATGCTGTTCGCAGGCTGGTTCCACTACCACAAGCGTGCGCCCAAGCTGGAATGGTTCCAAAACGTGGAATCCATGCTCAATCACCACCTCTCAGTTTTGCTGGGTTGTGGCTCCTTGGGTTGGGCAGGTCACCAAATTCACGTTTCTCTGCCTATTAATAAGCTGCTAGATGCTGGGGTTGCTCCTAAAGACATTCCCCTGCCTCATGAGTTCATTCTGAATTCAGGGCTGATGGCAGAGCTGTATCCCAGCTTTGCAAAGGGTTTGACTCCTTTCTTCACTCTGAACTGGGGTGAATACTCTGATTTCCTCACCTTTAAGGGTGGCTTGAACCCCGTTACTGGCGGTTTATGGTTAACAGACACAGCGCATCACCACTTGGCGATCGCCGTTCTGTTCATCATTGCAGGTCACATGTACCGCACCAACTGGGGTATCGGTCACAGCATCAAGGAAATTCTAGAGGCGCACAAAGGCCCCTTCACTGGCGAAGGTCACAAGGGTCTTTATGAGAACCTCACGACTTCCTGGCACGCTCAGTTGTCAATTAACCTGGCAATGCTCGGTTCGTTGACTATCATCGTGGCTCAGCACATGTACTCCATGCCGCCTTATCCTTATTTGGCGACAGACTATCCCACTCAGCTCTCTATCTTCACGCATCACATGTGGATTGGAGGCTTCCTGATTGTGGGTGCTGCGGCTCACGCTGCCATCTTCATGGTGCGCGACTATGATCCTGAGGTGAACCAAAATAACCTGCTCGATCGGGTCATTCGTCACCGTGATGCCATCATCTCCCACCTCAACTGGGTTTGTATTTTCTTAGGCTTCCACAGCTTCGGCTTGTACATCCACAACGACACGATGCGTGCGTTGGGTCGCCCTCAAGACATGTTCTCTGATACTGCGATTCAGCTTCAGCCTGTGTTCGCTCAGTGGATCCAAAACATTCACACTCTGGCTCCCGGTGGTACCGCTCCAAATGCGTTGGCTCCCGCTAGTGTTGTGTTTGGTGGCGACGTCGTTGCTGTTGGTGGCAAGGTTGCCATGATGCCCATCGCACTCGGCACTGCCGATTTCATGGTGCACCACATTCACGCCTTCACAATTCATGTCACCGTACTGATTCTGTTGAAAGGTGTGCTGTTTGCTCGCAGTTCTCGCCTCATCCCTGATAAGGCACAACTCGGCTTCCGCTTCCCTTGCGATGGTCCCGGTCGGGGTGGCACCTGCCAGGTTTCTGGTTGGGATCACGTCTTCCTGGGTCTGTTCTGGATGTACAACTCCTTGTCGATCGCGATTTTCCACTTCAGTTGGAAGATGCAGTCTGACGTGTGGGGCACTGTCAATGCGGACGGTTCCGTTTCTCACATCACGGGTGGTAACTTTGCTCAAAGTGCCATCACCATCAATGGCTGGTTGCGTGACTTCTTATGGGCACAAGCAACTCAGGTGATTGGCTCCTATGGTTCAGCATTGTCTGCTTATGGCTTGTTGTTCCTCGGTGCACACTTTGTTTGGGCATTTAGCTTGATGTTCTTGTTCAGCGGTCGTGGCTACTGGCAAGAGCTAATTGAGTCTATCGTTTGGGCACATAACAAGCTGAAGGTTGCCCCCTCGATCCAGCCTCGCGCTCTGAGCATCATTCAGGGTCGGGCTGTTGGGGTAGCTCACTACCTCTTGGGAGGAATTGTCACCACTTGGGCATTCTTCCTCGCTCGAATCATCGCAGTAAGCTAG
- a CDS encoding type II toxin-antitoxin system HicA family toxin gives MRALKSIGFDIVRQKGSHIVVRRDDPYSEVVIPNHKKLARGTLRAIIRQIGLSVDEFIELL, from the coding sequence ATTAGGGCATTGAAAAGTATCGGCTTTGACATTGTTAGACAAAAGGGTAGTCATATTGTTGTGCGTCGCGATGACCCCTATTCCGAGGTAGTTATTCCAAATCACAAAAAGTTGGCTCGTGGAACATTACGAGCAATTATTCGCCAGATTGGATTGAGTGTAGACGAATTTATTGAGCTATTGTAA
- a CDS encoding glucokinase: protein MTLLLAGDIGGTKTILRLVEAETIDGKTKLKPLYENRYASAEFLDLVPLVRKFLVAAELDLVSFPKLEKACFAVAGPVVNNTSRITNLPWSLSGERLQEELLIDQVSLINDFEAVGYGVLGLEPADLETLQVGELDPEAPIAVIGAGTGLGQGFLMRQGDGYRIYPSEGGHADFAPRSELEFQLMRYLLEKHKISRVSVERVVSGQGIVSVYQFLRDRYVADESPMVAELIRTWEGEMGISEKTVDPAAVIAKAAAEGDRLSSQTMELFASAYGAEAGNLALKLLPYGGLYLAGGIAAKNLALMKSGIFLEAFTAKGRVSPLIERVPVHVITNPNVGLIGAAICAARL, encoded by the coding sequence ATGACACTATTACTGGCAGGCGATATTGGTGGGACGAAGACTATTTTGCGGTTGGTTGAAGCCGAGACGATCGATGGCAAGACCAAGCTGAAACCGTTGTACGAGAATCGCTATGCCAGTGCTGAGTTTTTGGATTTGGTGCCACTGGTGCGAAAGTTTTTGGTGGCAGCCGAGTTAGATCTAGTGAGCTTTCCCAAGTTAGAGAAGGCGTGTTTTGCGGTGGCGGGTCCCGTCGTCAACAACACATCGCGGATTACCAACTTGCCCTGGTCGCTGAGTGGTGAGCGACTCCAGGAAGAACTCCTGATTGACCAGGTATCGCTGATCAACGACTTTGAAGCGGTGGGCTACGGAGTCCTGGGGTTAGAGCCTGCCGACCTGGAGACATTGCAGGTAGGAGAACTTGACCCTGAAGCTCCGATCGCCGTCATTGGTGCGGGTACGGGGTTGGGACAGGGCTTCTTGATGCGGCAGGGCGACGGCTACCGGATTTATCCCTCAGAGGGGGGTCATGCGGATTTTGCGCCCCGTTCAGAGTTGGAATTTCAACTGATGCGATACCTCCTGGAAAAGCACAAGATCAGCCGTGTCTCCGTTGAACGGGTAGTATCGGGTCAGGGCATTGTGTCGGTATACCAGTTTTTGCGCGATCGCTACGTAGCCGATGAATCACCGATGGTAGCCGAGTTGATTCGCACCTGGGAGGGTGAGATGGGCATCAGTGAGAAGACGGTTGATCCGGCAGCGGTGATTGCAAAAGCGGCGGCAGAAGGCGATCGCCTCTCATCTCAGACGATGGAACTGTTTGCGTCTGCCTATGGCGCAGAGGCAGGCAACCTGGCTCTGAAGCTCTTACCCTATGGTGGGTTGTATCTAGCGGGTGGCATCGCTGCCAAAAATCTGGCACTGATGAAATCGGGGATCTTTTTAGAGGCATTTACTGCCAAGGGACGGGTCAGCCCATTGATTGAGCGAGTACCTGTGCATGTGATCACGAATCCCAATGTGGGACTCATTGGAGCGGCGATTTGTGCAGCACGACTGTAG
- the pdxH gene encoding pyridoxamine 5'-phosphate oxidase gives MNLSIADLRRDYTLRGLHESDADPNPFKQFQAWFEQAIAAELPEPNAMTLATATPDGIPSARVVLLKGFDQRGFVFYTNYHSRKGQELAHNSKAALVFWWAELERQVRIQGDVEPVSAEESDTYFHSRPIGSQLGAWASNQSQVIGDRHVLEQRLQELQEEYQNREIPRPPHWGGYRVNPYSIEFWQGRSSRLHDRLWYKQIADSQWDIVRLSP, from the coding sequence ATGAATTTATCCATTGCCGATTTGCGTCGAGACTATACCCTTAGAGGACTCCACGAAAGCGACGCTGATCCCAATCCATTCAAGCAATTTCAAGCCTGGTTTGAACAGGCGATCGCTGCTGAACTCCCCGAACCCAACGCCATGACCCTGGCAACTGCAACACCAGATGGCATTCCCTCTGCTCGTGTGGTCTTGCTCAAAGGGTTCGATCAGCGGGGCTTTGTCTTTTACACCAATTACCATAGCCGCAAGGGACAGGAATTAGCCCACAATTCTAAAGCTGCCTTAGTGTTTTGGTGGGCAGAGCTAGAACGGCAAGTTCGCATTCAGGGCGATGTAGAGCCAGTGTCGGCGGAAGAGTCAGACACCTACTTCCACAGTCGTCCGATTGGGAGCCAGCTTGGAGCCTGGGCATCGAATCAGAGCCAGGTGATTGGCGATCGCCACGTCCTGGAACAACGCCTTCAGGAACTCCAAGAAGAATATCAGAATCGGGAGATTCCTCGTCCGCCCCATTGGGGTGGTTATCGCGTCAACCCTTATAGCATTGAGTTCTGGCAGGGGCGATCGAGCCGATTGCACGATCGCCTGTGGTATAAGCAGATAGCTGATAGCCAGTGGGATATTGTTCGGCTCTCGCCATAA
- a CDS encoding type II toxin-antitoxin system HicB family antitoxin, with the protein MGYTVIIESAPVGYGAYVPNLPECVAVGETREEVWQLIVEAIQFHIEGLQEEGLSIPEPTSVLEYVEI; encoded by the coding sequence ATGGGTTACACAGTGATAATTGAATCTGCTCCTGTAGGTTATGGGGCTTATGTTCCAAACCTACCGGAGTGTGTAGCTGTGGGCGAAACACGGGAAGAAGTGTGGCAGCTTATTGTAGAAGCAATTCAATTTCATATTGAGGGATTGCAAGAGGAAGGGCTTTCAATCCCTGAACCGACCAGTGTTTTGGAATACGTCGAGATTTGA